In a genomic window of Saccharomyces kudriavzevii IFO 1802 strain IFO1802 genome assembly, chromosome: 2:
- the AGP2 gene encoding Agp2p (similar to Saccharomyces cerevisiae AGP2 (YBR132C); ancestral locus Anc_3.397): MTKVHMTINYENDDDDFKYSKNKFKTATTRIKSDQPSEGWLGPSESSLAHISTIPEGGDVHVHEHEDGESFIDEDSRTHLLFSTETRRKLENRHVQLIAISGVIGTALFVAIGKALYRGGPASLLLAFALWCVPILCITVSTAEMVCFFPVSSPFLRLATKCVDDSFAVMASWNFWFLECVQIPFEIVSVNTIIHYWRDDYSAGIPLAVQVVLYLLISICAVKYYGEMEFWLASFKIILALGLFIFTFITMLGGNPKHDRYGFRNYGESPFKKYFPDGKDVGKSSGYFQGFLACLIQASFTIAGGEYISMLAGEVKRPRKVLPKAFKQVFVRLTFLFLGSCLCVGIVCSPNDPDLTAAINEARPGAGSSPYVIAMNNLKIRILPDIVNIALITAAFSAGNAYTYCSSRTFYGMALDGYAPKLFTRCNRHGVPIYSVAISLVWALVSLLQLNSNSAVVLNWLINLITASQLINFVVLCITYLFFRRAYHVQQDSLPKLPFRSWGQPYTAIIGLVSCSAMILIQGYTVFFPKLWSTQDFLFSYLMVFINIGIYVGYKFIWKRGKDKFKNPHEIDFSKELVEIENHEIESSFEKFQYYSKA; the protein is encoded by the coding sequence ATGACAAAAGTGCATATGACAATCAATTATGAAaacgacgacgatgatTTCAAATACAGCAAGAACAAGTTTAAGACGGCTACCACTCGAATAAAAAGTGATCAACCTAGTGAGGGGTGGTTGGGCCCTTCTGAATCTTCACTAGCACACATAAGCACGATACCCGAAGGAGGAGACGTTCACGTGCATGAACATGAGGATGGAGAATCGTTCATTGATGAGGACTCAAGAACTCACCTGCTGTTTTCCACGGAAACTCGACGTAAGTTAGAGAATAGACACGTCCAGTTAATTGCTATTTCCGGTGTCATTGGTACGGCGCTATTTGTGGCCATCGGAAAAGCTTTATATCGTGGAGGCCCCGCTTCTTTACTTTTAGCGTTTGCACTTTGGTGCGTTCCCATACTTTGCATTACGGTATCAACGGCAGAAATGGtctgcttttttcctgtAAGTTCACCCTTTTTGAGATTAGCTACGAAATGCGTGGACGATTCATTCGCCGTCATGGCCAGCTGGAATTTCTGGTTTCTAGAATGTGTACAAATTCCGTTTGAAATCGTCTCTGTCAATACAATTATACATTATTGGAGAGACGACTATTCTGCTGGTATACCGCTTGCTGTTCAAGTCGTGTTATACTTGCTCATTTCGATTTGTGCGGTCAAATATTACGGTGAAATGGAATTTTGGCTGGCCTCTTTCAAGATTATTCTCGCGCTTGGTCTATTCATCTTTACTTTCATCACGATGTTAGGTGGTAACCCCAAACATGATCGTTATGGGTTTCGTAATTATGGAGAAAGcccattcaagaaatactTTCCCGATGGTAAAGATGTGGGAAAATCCTCAGGTTATTTTCAGGGGTTTCTTGCCTGTCTGATTCAGGCGTCGTTTACCATAGCTGGTGGTGAGTATATTTCCATGCTAGCTGGAGAAGTTAAACGACCTAGAAAGGTCTTACCAAAGGCGTTTAAACAAGTGTTTGTGAGATTAACATTCCTATTTTTAGGAAGTTGTCTTTGCGTTGGTATTGTTTGTTCACCAAATGATCCTGATCTAACAGCGGCAATTAATGAAGCAAGGCCTGGCGCCGGTTCTTCACCTTATGTCATTGCAATGAATAACCTTAAGATTAGAATTTTACCCGACATTGTTAATATAGCTTTGATAACAGCGGCATTCTCTGCTGGTAACGCTTACACTTATTGTTCATCTAGAACATTTTATGGTATGGCATTAGATGGCTACGCTCCAAAACTTTTTACTAGATGTAATAGGCATGGTGTGCCCATTTATTCTGTCGCTATTTCTTTAGTGTGGGCTCTAGTGAGTCTTCTGCAACTAAATTCTAATAGTGCGGTCGTGCTAAACTGGTTAATCAACTTGATCACTGCATCTCAGCTAATTAATTTTGTGGTACTTTGTATCACGTATTTATTCTTCAGAAGGGCTTACCACGTCCAACAAGATTCATTACCCAAATTGCCGTTTCGTTCATGGGGTCAACCCTACACTGCCATCATTGGACTGGTCTCGTGTTCAGCAATGATTTTGATACAGGGCTATactgttttctttcctaAATTATGGAGTACAcaagattttttgttttcatatttAATGGTGTTTATAAACATCGGAATTTATGTGGGTTATAAATTCATTTGGAAGCGTGGTAAagataaattcaaaaatccCCACGAGATtgatttttccaaagagTTGgtagaaattgaaaatcacGAAATCGAGAGttcctttgaaaagtttcagTATTATAGCAAAGCATAA
- the HSL7 gene encoding protein arginine N-methyltransferase (similar to Saccharomyces cerevisiae HSL7 (YBR133C); ancestral locus Anc_3.399) — protein sequence MHSNVFVGVKPGFNYKQHSKSSRFLENVSTPGLSSNYDYVLLPITTPRYKEIVGQVFKEFQNQSKQNWQPLRVPEPQLQDICIPPFNINKLDNDDTPSYIGLLSSWLELESRDPSVRDLGLKVLLNECKYARFVGINKLILAPPRDLSNLQLYGQMIYRLLQKPIIFTAPALTISISLPLYEDSDPLATWELWNTVRKLCEYHSSLTISLALPRSRTPSYVLNRWLAEPVSCLLVSSSIFASNQYAYPVLHKFNQNLILKFQNINGDSQILGNELCVILHGMEKYADDVKGGESAYLEYINYLLKKGDKILNSNGNRQFMLQEQSRIMPPLKPHSDTLLNSTYLTFEKDLVKYDLYESAISEALQDVSSQESFKRPIVILVAGAGRGPLVDRTFKMISMLFTESEVSLIALEKNPQAYLYLQKRNFDCWDNKVKLIKEDMTKWQIDEPPEKRIQVDICISELLGSFGCNELSPECLWSIEKYHSHKDTIFIPRSYSSYIAPIFSPLFYQKLLQTNRSLEAPWVVHKVPYCILSSKINEVWKFEHPICENYVGQDEDDCDTIKFSHSSLNEFKIKHRGEVHGFVGFFTANLYNNIFLSTLPDDSMVRLKSSEETSMHARQNENLQLIKKCHHTSNMTSWSPIIFPLKQPLSFIDDSELSVLMSRIHSDTEQKIWYEWSLESFIYLMLSNYGSAAAATNMTIPRSMAADDTKILGRNYHLSTTTNQKLDNQIDLDQDIENEEEQGFLSNLETGWQSVQDIHGLSETAGPSQLSSINRPMFDLKSSRALDSANGLPRHEDVEEDAPEVHVRVKTGVSTLHNVGGRAFSLQL from the coding sequence ATGCATAGTAACGTCTTTGTCGGTGTCAAACCAGGGTTTAATTATAAACAGCACAGCAAAAGCTCACGTTTCCTAGAAAATGTCTCTACGCCGGGACTGTCGAGCAACTACGATTATGTTTTGCTCCCTATAACGACGCCCAGGTATAAGGAGATAGTTGGGCAGGTTTTTAAAGAGTTCCAGAACCAGTCCAAGCAGAATTGGCAACCGCTTCGGGTCCCCGAACCCCAGTTGCAGGATATCTGTATTCCCCCgttcaacatcaacaagCTAGACAACGACGACACGCCGTCTTACATAGGGCTGTTGTCCTCTTGGCTGGAGTTGGAAAGTCGTGATCCGTCTGTAAGAGATCTTGGCCTAAAGGTCCTTCTGAACGAATGTAAATATGCAAGGTTTGTCGGGATCAATAAGCTGATATTGGCGCCTCCACGCGACCTGTCCAATCTGCAATTGTATGGGCAGATGATTTATAGACTTTTACAAAAACCAATCATCTTCACCGCGCCTGCGCTGACCATATCAATCTCATTGCCGCTTTATGAAGACAGCGATCCGCTGGCAACTTGGGAACTGTGGAATACCGTTCGGAAATTATGCGAGTATCATTCATCATTGACTATCTCTTTGGCCTTGCCGAGAAGTAGGACACCTTCTTATGTGCTGAATAGATGGTTGGCCGAGCCCGTTTCGTGTCTTCTAGTGTCTTCATCCATCTTTGCCAGTAACCAGTACGCCTACCCAGTTCTACACAAATTCAAccaaaatttgattttgaaatttcaaaatatcaatgGGGATTCACAAATCTTGGGTAATGAACTATGTGTGATACTACATGGGATGGAGAAATACGCTGACGATGTTAAGGGTGGGGAATCGGCTTATTTGGAGTATATCAActatttattgaaaaagggcGATAAGATCTTGAACTCCAATGGTAATCGTCAATTTATGCTTCAAGAACAGTCCAGGATAATGCCGCCTTTAAAGCCCCATTCAGATACTTTATTGAATTCCACATATTtgacttttgaaaaagactTGGTGAAATACGACCTTTACGAATCTGCCATATCAGAAGCGCTCCAAGACGTCTCCTCCCAAGAGAGTTTCAAGAGACCAATAGTGATCTTAGTGGCTGGTGCGGGTAGAGGGCCCCTAGTGGACCGAACTTTTAAAATGATATCAATGCTATTTACGGAAAGTGAAGTATCCCTAATTGCCCTTGAGAAGAACCCACAGGCATACCTATATTTGCAAAAGAGGAACTTCGATTGCTGGGATAACAAAGTgaaattgatcaaagaGGATATGACTAAGTGGCAAATCGATGAGCCACCAGAGAAACGTATACAGGTAGATATATGCATAAGTGAATTGCTGGGCTCATTTGGTTGTAACGAACTATCACCCGAGTGTCTCTGGTCCATCGAAAAATACCACTCCCATAAGGACACTATCTTCATACCAAGATCATACTCCTCTTATATAGCACCTATATTTTCGCCACTATTCTACCAAAAGCTCCTACAAACAAACCGCTCCTTGGAAGCGCCTTGGGTGGTCCATAAGGTTCCATATTGCATACTATCCTCCAAGATAAATGAAGTTTGGAAGTTCGAGCATCCGATTTGCGAAAACTATGTTGGCCAAGACGAAGATGATTGTGACACTATCAAATTTTCGCACAGCTCACTCAATGAATTTAAGATAAAGCACCGCGGCGAAGTCCATGGATTCGTCGGTTTTTTTACAGCAAACCTGTACAACAATATATTTTTGTCAACTTTGCCCGATGACAGCATGGTCCGGTTGAAATCCAGCGAAGAAACGTCAATGCATGCCAGACAAAATGAGAATTTACAACTAATCAAAAAGTGTCATCATACCTCAAATATGACCTCATGGTCCCCgataatttttcctttaaagCAACCGTTATCCTTCATAGACGATTCCGAACTTTCTGTGTTGATGTCACGAATACACTCGGACACAGAACAAAAGATCTGGTACGAATGGTCTTTAGAGAGTTTCATATATCTCATGTTATCGAACTACGGTTCAGCGGCTGCCGCTACAAACATGACCATTCCCAGGTCCATGGCTGCAGATGACACTAAAATTCTAGGCCGTAACTACCATCTTTCAACAACGACCAATCAAAAACTGGATAATCAAATTGATCTTGATCAAGACATcgaaaacgaagaagaacaagggTTCTTGTCCAATCTGGAGACCGGTTGGCAAAGTGTACAAGATATTCACGGGCTCAGCGAAACCGCCGGGCCAAGTCAATTGAGCTCTATCAACAGACCCATGTTTGATCTCAAGTCGAGCAGGGCGCTCGATTCTGCTAATGGATTACCAAGACACGAAGATGTCGAGGAAGATGCCCCAGAAGTTCATGTCAGAGTTAAGACTGGTGTCTCTACTTTACACAACGTTGGCGGCAGAGCCTTCTCCCTACAATTGTGA
- the CKS1 gene encoding cyclin-dependent protein kinase regulatory subunit CKS1 (similar to Saccharomyces cerevisiae CKS1 (YBR135W); ancestral locus Anc_3.400), translating into MYHHYHAFQGRKLTEQERARVLEFQDSIHYSPRYSDDNYEYRHVMLPKAMLKVIPSDYFNSEVGTLRILTEDEWRGLGITQSLGWEHYECHAPEPHILLFKRPLNYEAELRAATAAAQQQQQQQQQQQQQTQSISNDMQIPPQIS; encoded by the coding sequence ATGTACCACCACTATCACGCTTTTCAGGGCAGAAAACTTACTGAGCAGGAGAGAGCTCGCGTGCTAGAGTTCCAGGACTCCATACACTACTCTCCGCGGTACTCGGACGATAATTATGAATACCGGCACGTGATGCTTCCAAAGGCTATGCTCAAGGTCATTCCTTCCGATTACTTCAATTCGGAAGTGGGGACCCTGCGTATTTTGACGGAAGACGAATGGAGAGGTCTGGGCATTACCCAGTCTCTGGGATGGGAACACTACGAGTGCCATGCGCCAGAACCGCACATTCTGCTGTTCAAAAGACCGCTAAACTACGAGGCGGAACTGAGGGCAGCCACTGCTGCTGctcagcaacaacaacaacagcagcaacaacaacagcagcaaacGCAATCGATTTCGAACGATATGCAGATTCCTCCGCAAATATCCTAG